The Methanococcoides methylutens MM1 genome has a window encoding:
- a CDS encoding RNA ligase, with translation MIKGFPKIQRAMLLEPSINTHFSETDTVCVEEKMNGFNVRAILFDGKITAITRGGYVCPYSTEKAGQLLNIDFFNDHPELVLHGEMVGPDNPYVPKKIYDDVDSIDFYVFDMRYKGSGEPLPVYERRKLAEEYGFTQTRLFGEFTKKEAPEKIRAIITELGKIEHEGVVIKDPDMNIPPVKYTCSQSNCADLRHAFRFYNDVGRDYLFSRVVREGFQAFEWKESEEDLKTRCLQLGESILYPMIDAIGEMEKGERVAEEVQIRVSSLDTLFKFKEYLRRQGVEAIFDEPEKVGDEFLIKIRKLNKSTNDKTLSMFKGELW, from the coding sequence CTGATCAAGGGGTTTCCCAAGATACAACGTGCCATGCTGCTGGAACCTTCCATCAACACTCATTTTTCCGAGACCGATACGGTATGCGTGGAAGAAAAGATGAATGGCTTCAATGTGCGTGCCATACTTTTTGATGGAAAGATAACTGCTATCACACGCGGCGGATATGTATGCCCCTATTCCACAGAAAAGGCAGGTCAACTACTGAACATTGATTTTTTTAATGACCACCCTGAGCTTGTCCTTCACGGGGAAATGGTAGGACCTGATAATCCCTACGTTCCCAAGAAGATCTACGATGATGTGGATTCTATTGATTTCTATGTCTTCGACATGAGGTACAAAGGCAGTGGTGAACCCCTTCCGGTATATGAAAGAAGGAAGCTTGCAGAGGAATACGGTTTCACCCAGACCAGGCTCTTCGGGGAATTTACAAAAAAGGAAGCTCCTGAAAAGATACGTGCCATCATAACGGAGCTCGGTAAGATCGAGCATGAAGGTGTTGTTATTAAAGACCCGGATATGAACATCCCACCTGTTAAGTATACATGCTCACAGAGCAATTGTGCGGACCTTCGACATGCTTTCAGGTTCTACAATGATGTGGGCCGTGACTATCTTTTCTCAAGAGTGGTGCGGGAAGGGTTCCAGGCCTTTGAATGGAAAGAAAGTGAGGAGGATCTCAAAACGCGATGCCTTCAGCTTGGAGAAAGTATCCTTTATCCGATGATCGATGCCATTGGTGAAATGGAAAAAGGTGAAAGGGTAGCCGAGGAAGTGCAGATAAGGGTCTCAAGCCTTGACACACTTTTTAAGTTCAAAGAATACCTGCGAAGACAGGGAGTAGAAGCAATATTCGATGAACCGGAAAAGGTCGGCGATGAATTCCTCATAAAGATAAGGAAACTGAACAAGAGCACCAATGATAAGACCCTGTCCATGTTCAAAGGTGAACTCTGGTGA
- a CDS encoding CBS domain-containing protein has translation MQVKDIMVQPTSIDKADTISHALDVMEKKGTRRLLVTHDNDLVGVLTMRGLTKELGTRKKGTKPASSLHVATAVSDNYVKVLPDMDVNDAVVLMINRGGVIIVSDNDNVLGWVTPAELLENVTFDGYAAEVMKSNPIIVHPADRVSHVRHQMLDEDVGRFPVLEDEKLMGIITEKDIAKSMRAFRDVVSGSKQDSRIKNLIVEDIMKRGVKTVNTNTPISDVKKMMLEENIGGVPVLNLEGDLVGLITRRTLVNTIAK, from the coding sequence ATGCAAGTAAAGGACATAATGGTACAACCAACATCAATTGACAAAGCAGACACTATCTCACATGCACTTGATGTGATGGAAAAGAAAGGTACACGTCGCCTGTTAGTAACACATGACAATGATCTGGTCGGTGTTCTCACCATGAGAGGTCTTACCAAGGAACTGGGAACACGAAAGAAAGGTACAAAACCTGCCTCTTCACTTCATGTTGCTACTGCTGTATCAGACAACTACGTGAAGGTCCTGCCTGATATGGACGTCAACGATGCTGTCGTTTTAATGATCAACCGCGGTGGTGTCATCATTGTAAGTGACAATGATAATGTTCTCGGATGGGTAACTCCTGCTGAACTGCTTGAGAATGTAACATTCGACGGTTATGCTGCTGAGGTCATGAAAAGCAATCCAATAATCGTACACCCTGCAGACAGGGTCAGCCATGTCAGGCACCAGATGCTTGATGAGGATGTCGGAAGGTTCCCTGTACTTGAAGATGAGAAGCTTATGGGTATCATCACAGAGAAGGACATTGCAAAATCAATGCGCGCCTTCAGGGATGTTGTCTCAGGAAGCAAACAGGATTCCCGTATCAAGAACCTCATCGTAGAGGATATCATGAAAAGAGGTGTCAAGACCGTAAATACCAACACCCCGATATCCGATGTAAAGAAGATGATGCTTGAGGAAAATATTGGAGGGGTACCCGTCCTAAATCTTGAAGGGGATCTGGTCGGGCTCATTACGAGAAGGACGCTTGTGAACACCATTGCAAAATAA
- a CDS encoding CBS domain-containing protein, with product MKVSDVMTSPVHVMGPDEPVSHARNLMLRHKINTIVVVENDAMVGIVTKSDLGRRLAQAEPMWRRRPIDKVPVKMVMTEEPITIYPDASVSQATALMVDNDINNIPVVNNGRLMGIVTRVDVVRCMSELASEIKVGEIMTLEPVFVHRHHTVNHVVDEMENNKVSKLIVTDDTGEAVGMITTRELALHVLANNEGELPSKSIKMARKPKAGGEKVYRYVKDVPLVAEDIMVGIPTILNAVDPVTEAAKVMIEKNITGIPIAENDEIVGIVSRTDVMKAA from the coding sequence ATGAAAGTATCAGACGTAATGACCTCACCTGTCCATGTAATGGGACCGGATGAGCCTGTATCACATGCAAGGAACCTTATGCTCAGGCACAAGATAAACACCATAGTTGTTGTAGAGAACGATGCGATGGTTGGAATAGTCACTAAATCCGACCTGGGAAGGCGCCTCGCGCAGGCAGAACCTATGTGGAGAAGAAGGCCGATCGACAAAGTCCCGGTAAAGATGGTAATGACAGAAGAGCCTATCACGATCTATCCTGATGCATCTGTTTCCCAGGCAACGGCACTGATGGTCGATAATGATATCAATAATATCCCTGTGGTAAACAACGGCAGACTTATGGGAATTGTAACCAGAGTTGATGTTGTCAGGTGCATGTCAGAACTGGCCAGTGAGATAAAGGTAGGTGAGATAATGACACTTGAGCCTGTATTTGTACACAGGCACCACACTGTCAACCACGTTGTCGATGAAATGGAAAATAACAAGGTCAGCAAACTTATTGTCACCGATGATACCGGTGAAGCTGTAGGAATGATAACCACAAGGGAACTGGCTCTTCATGTGCTTGCAAACAATGAAGGGGAACTTCCATCCAAGAGCATCAAGATGGCAAGGAAACCAAAGGCCGGAGGTGAAAAGGTCTACAGGTATGTAAAGGACGTTCCACTTGTTGCAGAGGATATAATGGTCGGCATACCAACAATACTTAATGCTGTTGATCCGGTCACTGAAGCTGCAAAAGTGATGATCGAAAAGAATATCACAGGTATCCCTATCGCCGAGAACGATGAGATCGTTGGCATTGTCAGCAGAACAGACGTGATGAAAGCAGCCTGA
- a CDS encoding CBS domain-containing protein, which produces MKLETHSPMKSKVQKKDHAMITTSGTMDRGAFDFHTRISEHEGDIMSVATRDVITVPPTTRIIDAIKTMTKKHFRHIPITDAGTNRIEGIVTSFDVIDFLGGGEKNKLIENRYKGNLLSAINANVSTIMQHKVVSIRSDGNIKEAFDLMLKNNIGSLPIVDSTNHVRAICTEKDLLGFAAGIVTNKAVVDYMSKRVEKAPADMTISDAAKVMIKNHFRRLPVVKGDILIGVVNASAIMHFLGNGEAFEKLTTGNIHEVMDTPISSLITKDVVWITSDTDLGKASELMVKNGIGALPVIDDGKLCGIITERDILRAMAE; this is translated from the coding sequence ATGAAACTTGAAACACACAGCCCTATGAAAAGTAAGGTTCAGAAAAAGGACCATGCTATGATCACCACTTCCGGTACAATGGATCGCGGGGCTTTTGATTTTCATACAAGGATCTCAGAGCATGAAGGAGACATCATGTCGGTGGCCACAAGGGATGTTATTACAGTACCACCCACAACCAGGATTATCGATGCCATAAAGACGATGACAAAAAAGCACTTCAGGCATATCCCCATTACTGATGCGGGTACAAATCGGATCGAGGGCATCGTTACATCTTTTGATGTCATCGATTTCCTTGGAGGAGGAGAGAAGAACAAGCTCATTGAGAACAGGTACAAAGGAAACCTGCTCTCAGCCATCAATGCAAACGTAAGCACGATAATGCAACACAAAGTCGTATCGATACGCAGTGATGGTAATATAAAGGAAGCTTTTGACCTTATGCTTAAGAACAATATCGGAAGCCTTCCAATTGTGGACAGTACAAACCATGTACGTGCTATCTGCACAGAGAAGGATTTACTGGGGTTTGCAGCCGGGATTGTGACGAACAAGGCCGTAGTTGATTATATGAGCAAAAGGGTTGAAAAAGCACCTGCAGACATGACCATTAGCGATGCTGCAAAGGTAATGATCAAGAACCATTTCCGCCGGCTTCCTGTGGTCAAGGGTGATATTCTGATCGGTGTTGTCAATGCTTCTGCCATTATGCACTTCCTGGGAAACGGAGAGGCATTTGAAAAGCTCACCACCGGCAACATCCATGAAGTTATGGATACACCTATCAGCTCACTGATCACAAAAGACGTTGTCTGGATAACATCGGATACGGACCTTGGAAAAGCAAGTGAGCTTATGGTAAAGAACGGCATTGGAGCACTGCCTGTAATAGATGACGGAAAGCTCTGCGGTATCATCACGGAAAGGGACATACTGCGAGCAATGGCTGAATGA
- a CDS encoding HPP family protein: MKVNEIMSKDAVCINEHDSITHARQLMRDHYLRGLPVIDEEEKVIGILKDKDILNIKATKSNVTVEGYMHACPLITPETDIADAAKYLLDSEIGRCPVVSSNEDRSLEGILSNSDILANIAGNRKLDATVADIMTTNVSTCTPHDNLTKVWPVLLESNFSGLPVVSEKGEPMGIVTRMDMIRSGFIRTSMSDTHATQPKDTTMVEKIMSTPVYSVSPDTPIKDCLKQMLHYDVGRMTVIDKDRIAGIVDRTDILRAFVIGTDPVQ; encoded by the coding sequence ATGAAAGTCAATGAAATCATGTCAAAGGATGCCGTATGCATAAATGAGCATGACAGCATCACACATGCGCGTCAGCTGATGAGAGACCACTACCTCAGGGGCCTGCCTGTAATAGATGAGGAAGAAAAGGTCATCGGTATACTGAAGGATAAGGATATTCTCAATATCAAGGCCACAAAATCCAATGTTACGGTGGAAGGCTATATGCATGCATGTCCGCTGATAACACCGGAGACAGATATTGCTGATGCTGCAAAGTATCTTCTGGATTCAGAGATCGGACGCTGTCCTGTTGTTAGTTCCAATGAGGACAGGAGCCTGGAAGGTATACTGAGCAATTCGGATATACTTGCAAACATTGCAGGAAACAGGAAACTGGATGCAACCGTGGCGGACATTATGACCACGAATGTCAGCACCTGCACACCGCATGACAATCTGACAAAGGTCTGGCCGGTTCTTCTCGAATCAAACTTTTCGGGTCTGCCTGTGGTCTCTGAAAAGGGTGAACCAATGGGGATAGTCACAAGGATGGACATGATCCGTTCCGGATTTATCAGGACATCTATGAGTGATACCCATGCAACCCAACCCAAAGATACCACAATGGTTGAAAAGATAATGTCAACCCCTGTTTATTCAGTATCTCCTGATACACCGATAAAGGACTGCCTTAAGCAGATGCTTCACTACGATGTTGGCAGAATGACGGTCATTGATAAGGACCGTATAGCAGGTATCGTGGACCGCACAGACATACTGCGGGCATTTGTGATTGGGACCGATCCTGTTCAATAA
- a CDS encoding cyclic nucleotide-binding/CBS domain-containing protein encodes MVIGTKWDVEEEGTAGQLLNDIVLREIMTQDVFILDITSTALEVAQAMKDNNIGSIIVSKDGNPAGIITERDIVHKVMAEDVKPSTMLAEEIMSSPIITVKSSTDVIKASEIMVKSGIRRLGVTNGDDEITGIVTDRDILTVAPGLNTILEDLIEMNREHDIPETAEFGRGICQRCDSYVDSLSPVNGLMLCEDCKEDEGYYD; translated from the coding sequence ATGGTCATTGGGACCAAATGGGATGTCGAGGAAGAGGGAACTGCAGGCCAGTTGCTCAACGATATTGTCTTGCGCGAGATAATGACGCAGGATGTTTTTATCCTTGACATCACCAGTACAGCACTTGAAGTTGCTCAGGCAATGAAGGATAATAATATTGGCAGTATCATTGTCTCGAAAGATGGCAACCCCGCAGGTATTATAACCGAAAGGGATATCGTTCACAAAGTCATGGCGGAGGATGTCAAACCCAGCACCATGCTTGCTGAAGAAATAATGTCGTCTCCCATAATAACAGTAAAATCATCTACAGATGTTATCAAAGCATCTGAGATCATGGTCAAATCCGGGATCCGTAGACTTGGAGTTACTAATGGTGATGATGAGATCACCGGTATTGTAACGGACCGGGATATCCTTACAGTTGCTCCGGGTCTTAATACTATTCTTGAAGACCTGATAGAGATGAACCGGGAGCATGATATTCCTGAAACTGCGGAATTTGGAAGGGGGATCTGCCAGAGATGCGATTCGTATGTGGATAGCCTTAGCCCTGTTAACGGTCTGATGTTATGTGAGGACTGTAAGGAAGACGAAGGCTACTACGACTGA
- a CDS encoding OB-fold nucleic acid binding domain-containing protein → MDEITEIYNKLGGIISEDDFRKKVEEKVEQMSGLCDVKTAAMLVAHDLGVTDTAKEVIKIKDINPEIGNVNFVAKVVSVFDVREFNRNDGTIGKVGNLMVADDTGSIRLTLWDERADLIKNGNIEVGDCMEISGYAKDGYSGTEVNIGRYGVINTTDQNIEVRLDSQKISEIRDGMGDINVSGKLLDISDVRTFQKKDGSQGRVGNILIGDETGKIRVTLWDEKVDSTKEMKLDDTIEIINGYARTNNFSQQVEIQIGNHGVLRKTDAEVEYRENFTPIADIIPGESYSIEGSVSGLGELREFDRDDGTTNMVSNIYVSDDTGRIRIALWGDHALLVDELDIDTPIQIIDAYSKAGFNDEIELSAGNRTRITIM, encoded by the coding sequence ATGGACGAGATAACTGAGATCTACAATAAGCTTGGAGGCATTATCAGCGAAGATGATTTTCGAAAAAAGGTAGAGGAAAAGGTCGAGCAGATGAGCGGCCTTTGTGATGTCAAGACAGCGGCAATGCTTGTTGCCCACGATCTTGGTGTGACCGATACCGCAAAGGAAGTTATCAAAATAAAGGACATAAATCCTGAGATCGGTAATGTCAACTTCGTTGCAAAGGTTGTCTCAGTGTTCGATGTACGCGAGTTCAACAGGAATGATGGTACCATCGGAAAGGTCGGTAACCTCATGGTAGCTGATGATACCGGCTCTATCAGGCTGACGCTATGGGATGAACGTGCTGACCTTATCAAGAACGGGAATATCGAGGTAGGGGACTGCATGGAGATCAGCGGATATGCAAAGGATGGCTATTCCGGTACGGAGGTCAACATCGGAAGGTATGGTGTGATCAACACCACCGACCAGAACATCGAGGTCAGGCTTGACTCACAGAAGATCTCCGAGATCCGGGACGGGATGGGCGATATCAACGTTTCCGGAAAGTTGCTGGACATATCGGACGTCAGAACCTTCCAGAAGAAGGACGGAAGCCAGGGACGTGTCGGTAACATACTCATTGGTGACGAAACCGGAAAGATCCGTGTGACATTGTGGGACGAAAAGGTCGATTCCACAAAGGAAATGAAGCTTGATGACACCATTGAGATCATAAATGGATATGCCAGGACAAACAACTTCAGCCAGCAGGTAGAGATCCAGATCGGAAACCATGGAGTCCTCAGGAAAACAGATGCAGAGGTTGAGTACAGGGAGAACTTCACTCCAATAGCTGATATAATCCCCGGTGAATCATATTCCATCGAAGGCTCAGTATCAGGCCTTGGAGAGCTCAGGGAATTTGACAGGGATGACGGGACCACCAACATGGTATCAAATATCTATGTATCCGACGATACAGGAAGGATCCGCATTGCATTGTGGGGAGATCATGCACTGCTTGTGGACGAACTGGACATCGATACCCCTATCCAGATCATTGACGCATATTCAAAAGCAGGTTTCAATGATGAGATAGAACTAAGTGCAGGAAACCGTACAAGGATCACTATAATGTGA
- a CDS encoding RNA 2'-phosphotransferase yields the protein MIRKCKEHGYFRGEVCPECGNSGRYVLDDEREERLGRFVSGALRHFPDDVGLTMDKQGWVNMDLLCDIMERRYRWASRERLVSLVESDVKNRYEITGSRIRARYGHSVDVELDYPENELPYLYYGVSQEEVDMLLDAGIAPLRQTYVHLSTTPEKATESASVHTENPVVLEIDADEAQNDGIEFMAVNSDIVLAESVPPEYLVVVEMEE from the coding sequence ATGATTCGAAAATGTAAAGAGCATGGATACTTCAGAGGCGAAGTTTGTCCTGAGTGTGGCAATAGTGGCAGGTATGTACTGGATGACGAACGTGAAGAACGCCTTGGCAGGTTCGTTTCAGGTGCCTTGAGACATTTTCCGGATGATGTAGGTCTTACAATGGATAAACAGGGCTGGGTCAACATGGACCTGCTTTGTGATATCATGGAACGCCGATACAGGTGGGCTAGCAGGGAGCGCCTGGTCTCACTTGTGGAATCAGACGTTAAGAACAGGTACGAGATAACAGGATCCAGGATAAGGGCAAGATACGGCCATTCCGTGGATGTGGAACTGGACTATCCTGAAAATGAGTTGCCTTACCTTTACTACGGCGTCAGCCAGGAAGAAGTTGACATGCTTCTTGATGCTGGTATTGCACCCCTGAGACAGACGTATGTCCATCTCAGCACCACTCCGGAAAAGGCTACAGAATCAGCATCAGTTCACACAGAGAATCCTGTTGTACTGGAAATCGATGCAGATGAGGCACAAAATGACGGCATCGAGTTCATGGCCGTAAACAGTGATATCGTGCTTGCAGAATCTGTACCTCCTGAATATCTGGTTGTTGTGGAAATGGAAGAATGA
- the rtcA gene encoding RNA 3'-terminal phosphate cyclase has protein sequence MIHIDGSYGEGGGQILRTSVALSAVTGKAVTITDIRSNRPKPGLSAQHVKAIETAAMICDATVEGIDIGSTAITFSPQEMKGGYYNIDIGTAGSIALLLQCIMPAAAYSETEIELRITGGTDVSWSPSIDYLNNVTLRAISEMGYRCNIDTRKRGYYPRGGGVVHATISPSKLRACDFSEKVRKAKDRKVTGISHCSNLPEHVAQRQADSARDIIEKAGYECHIDTECAEYPSTGSGITLYSGMKGAYVPGKRGLPAEKVGSKAATELLSELSSNSSVDVHLADQLIPYIGLTKGGSFTVREVSSHTSTNISVTEQFLDVKFNVQKKEDMMEISVA, from the coding sequence ATGATACATATCGACGGGTCCTATGGTGAAGGCGGCGGCCAGATATTAAGAACATCCGTGGCACTCTCTGCGGTCACCGGAAAAGCTGTCACCATTACAGATATACGCAGCAATCGCCCGAAACCCGGTCTTTCGGCACAACATGTAAAAGCAATAGAAACGGCTGCCATGATCTGTGATGCCACTGTAGAAGGAATCGATATAGGCTCTACAGCTATCACTTTTTCTCCACAGGAAATGAAGGGGGGTTACTATAATATTGATATCGGAACAGCCGGAAGTATAGCACTCCTGCTTCAATGTATAATGCCGGCAGCAGCGTATTCTGAAACTGAGATCGAACTGAGGATCACCGGAGGCACAGACGTTTCCTGGTCCCCGAGCATCGATTACCTTAACAATGTGACACTCAGGGCGATATCAGAGATGGGGTACAGGTGTAATATAGATACACGAAAAAGAGGTTACTATCCGCGTGGCGGCGGGGTTGTCCATGCAACTATATCCCCATCGAAACTGAGAGCCTGCGATTTCTCGGAAAAAGTAAGGAAAGCAAAAGACCGGAAGGTGACCGGCATATCACATTGCTCCAACCTTCCCGAGCATGTTGCACAGCGTCAGGCAGATTCTGCAAGGGACATCATTGAAAAGGCCGGATACGAGTGCCACATAGATACTGAATGTGCTGAATATCCTTCCACTGGTAGCGGGATAACATTGTACTCCGGAATGAAGGGAGCATACGTTCCGGGAAAGAGGGGATTGCCTGCTGAAAAAGTGGGATCCAAAGCAGCTACGGAGCTTCTCAGCGAGCTTTCGAGCAATTCTTCCGTGGACGTACACCTGGCAGACCAGCTGATACCCTACATTGGACTAACAAAAGGTGGGTCTTTCACAGTAAGGGAGGTCTCGTCCCACACATCAACGAACATCAGTGTAACAGAGCAGTTCCTTGATGTGAAGTTCAATGTACAAAAAAAAGAAGATATGATGGAAATATCAGTAGCATGA
- a CDS encoding FAD-dependent oxidoreductase has protein sequence MEDVTKYDVAILGGGATGMATATHVRRCRDLSVVVISKDSHVSYSECGIPFKLAGKVQEFNDLIVRTPDFFDKMGIDILLETEAREIDLSEKMIKLEDRNIAFDKLVIATGGTHRIPSHLQQFLDLEGVFTLQTLSDGMKIEAALLSAENVVIIGAGAIGVEVAAGTTKRGIPTTLINRSPNILSKMLDADMSEIVRDYLTSIGVNLLTGEIPESIDGKEKAEHVVLSKEKIPADVVIISTGIAPETELAKKAGVWAGELGGLVVNDQLQARIGNDFSSDIFAGGDCCEVTDLVTSKKSLMQLAPVARRMATVIADNICGKGTTLGPVLGPSVYVAGDLLIGSVGLTSRKAKEEDINIATGYATGVTHSAIFSESSDIHIKLLFRERYLVGAQVIGRTGVKERIDSLAFMIKKKTTLDEMLTMETCYAPPVATVVDPLFYAVKDAYRNIWKEKDE, from the coding sequence ATGGAAGATGTTACAAAATACGACGTTGCCATCCTCGGAGGAGGGGCAACCGGAATGGCAACCGCCACACATGTGAGACGATGCCGTGACCTTTCTGTTGTAGTCATTTCAAAGGACAGTCATGTATCCTACAGCGAATGCGGGATACCTTTCAAGCTGGCAGGCAAAGTACAGGAGTTCAACGACCTTATTGTAAGGACCCCGGATTTCTTTGACAAAATGGGAATAGATATCCTTCTGGAAACAGAGGCCAGGGAGATAGACCTTTCCGAAAAGATGATCAAGCTGGAAGACAGAAATATCGCTTTTGACAAACTTGTCATAGCTACCGGTGGAACCCATCGTATTCCTTCACATCTTCAGCAGTTCCTTGACCTGGAAGGGGTCTTCACACTGCAGACACTTTCCGACGGTATGAAAATAGAAGCTGCACTTCTGTCCGCCGAAAATGTGGTTATCATCGGTGCCGGTGCCATCGGAGTGGAGGTTGCCGCAGGAACAACAAAACGAGGCATACCTACAACACTTATCAACCGTAGTCCCAACATCCTCTCAAAAATGCTCGATGCTGACATGTCGGAGATCGTCAGGGATTACCTTACCTCCATAGGTGTCAACCTCCTCACAGGGGAGATCCCGGAAAGCATTGATGGAAAGGAGAAAGCTGAACATGTGGTCCTTTCAAAAGAGAAGATCCCTGCAGACGTTGTTATTATCAGTACGGGCATAGCTCCTGAAACAGAACTTGCAAAGAAGGCAGGTGTTTGGGCCGGAGAACTGGGCGGACTGGTTGTCAATGACCAGCTTCAGGCCAGGATAGGTAATGACTTCTCATCTGACATCTTCGCCGGCGGTGACTGTTGTGAAGTGACAGATCTTGTCACATCAAAGAAAAGCCTGATGCAACTTGCTCCTGTTGCAAGACGCATGGCCACTGTGATAGCAGATAATATATGTGGCAAAGGAACGACATTGGGACCTGTCCTTGGGCCCAGTGTCTATGTGGCAGGGGACCTCCTGATAGGTTCTGTGGGACTCACTTCCAGGAAAGCGAAAGAAGAGGATATCAATATTGCTACAGGTTATGCTACAGGGGTCACACATTCGGCCATATTTTCGGAAAGTAGCGACATCCATATCAAACTTCTATTCAGGGAACGGTATCTTGTGGGAGCACAGGTCATAGGAAGGACCGGAGTTAAGGAAAGGATCGACAGCCTTGCCTTCATGATAAAGAAAAAGACCACTCTGGACGAGATGCTCACAATGGAAACATGTTATGCACCACCTGTGGCAACTGTTGTGGACCCGCTTTTCTATGCTGTAAAGGATGCCTACAGGAATATTTGGAAGGAGAAAGATGAATGA
- the dnaG gene encoding DNA primase DnaG, whose amino-acid sequence MQNTDTTKYIIHSKINADGIIERPDIVGAIFGQTEGLLGSDLDLRDLQKTGRIGRIEVSVTAKGGKTKGNIFIPSSLDRVETSILAASLETIDRVGPCTAKIEVTQVEDVRATKRKQIIDRAKYILTDMFDENLPESQEIADEVRQSVRIEEMQYYGKNKIPCGPNVFDSDAIVVVEGRADVLNLLRYGIKNTICVGGTNVPPEVAELTKKKTVTAFTDGDRGGKLIIKELLQVADIDYVARAPDGKSVEDLVQREIVRSLRQKVPVEQVLDSYSIKGEKPSKQEKPAKAGRISRLPKRKERVVGELSRPSGSTQKIGKKAPRSEEEPKQEREAKPVKQAREAKPTKLSPQARRFKPHSDELIGTLGARLLDSKDKVVEETAVRDLVNTLKETGDDIKSVVFDGVVTQRILDIASDKGIENLIGVKKGNIAKSPAAVNVLTASDF is encoded by the coding sequence ATGCAAAATACTGATACAACTAAATATATCATTCATTCAAAGATCAATGCTGACGGGATAATCGAGCGTCCGGACATAGTAGGCGCGATCTTCGGCCAGACCGAGGGTCTGCTGGGATCAGACCTTGATCTTCGTGACCTGCAGAAAACAGGCCGTATCGGTCGTATTGAGGTTTCAGTCACTGCAAAGGGCGGCAAGACCAAAGGTAACATCTTCATACCATCAAGCCTTGACAGGGTCGAGACATCAATACTTGCTGCTTCCCTTGAGACCATCGACAGGGTGGGACCATGCACTGCAAAGATCGAGGTAACACAGGTCGAGGATGTACGTGCCACCAAGAGGAAACAGATCATCGACCGTGCAAAGTACATACTTACCGACATGTTCGACGAGAACCTCCCTGAATCACAGGAGATCGCAGACGAGGTCCGCCAGTCAGTACGTATCGAGGAGATGCAGTACTATGGTAAGAACAAGATACCATGCGGTCCTAATGTTTTTGATTCCGATGCCATTGTAGTCGTAGAGGGCAGGGCAGATGTGCTTAACCTCCTGAGATACGGTATCAAGAACACTATCTGTGTTGGTGGTACCAACGTTCCTCCGGAAGTTGCCGAACTTACAAAGAAGAAGACTGTAACCGCATTCACCGATGGTGACCGTGGAGGAAAGCTCATCATCAAAGAGCTTTTGCAGGTAGCAGATATTGATTATGTTGCACGTGCACCAGACGGAAAGAGCGTGGAAGACCTTGTCCAGAGGGAGATCGTACGTTCTCTCAGGCAGAAGGTACCTGTGGAGCAGGTCCTTGACAGCTACAGCATAAAGGGAGAGAAACCATCCAAGCAGGAAAAGCCTGCCAAAGCAGGAAGGATATCCCGTCTGCCAAAACGTAAGGAAAGGGTCGTAGGCGAACTTTCAAGACCATCTGGCAGTACCCAGAAGATAGGCAAGAAAGCTCCTCGTTCAGAAGAAGAACCCAAACAGGAAAGAGAGGCCAAGCCTGTTAAACAGGCAAGAGAGGCCAAGCCTACCAAACTGTCACCACAGGCCCGCAGGTTCAAGCCACATTCCGATGAACTTATCGGCACTCTTGGTGCCAGACTCCTGGATTCAAAGGATAAGGTAGTTGAAGAGACCGCAGTGCGCGATCTTGTGAATACCCTGAAAGAGACCGGCGATGACATTAAAAGCGTCGTTTTTGATGGCGTGGTCACACAGCGCATCCTTGACATTGCATCAGATAAAGGCATCGAGAACCTTATTGGTGTGAAGAAAGGGAATATCGCAAAAAGCCCGGCAGCTGTTAATGTACTGACAGCTTCAGATTTCTGA